A stretch of DNA from Cupriavidus taiwanensis:
CGAGGTTGGTGCGTGGGGGACATGGCGCTCTCCTTGATTCGGTTTGGCTGAGGTGGCGCCAGTATGGTCAGCGTTGCAGTGTTTGATAATCCGGCCTAGATTGAATGGGCTGTTTCAAAATTTGAACACTGAGATGGAATTCAACGATCTGGCCGCGTTCGTGTCAGTGGCCCGCGCCGGGGGCTTTCGGGATGCGGCGCGGATCAGCGGCGTGTCGGCGTCAAGCCTCAGCATCGCCGTGCGCCGCCTGGAGTCGAAGCTGGGCCTGCGCCTGCTCAACCGCACCACGCGCAGCGTCGCCCCGACCGAAGCGGGGCTGCGCCTGCTCGAGCGGCTCACGCCCCTGTTCAGCGAGATGGAGTCCGCGCTGGACGTCCTGAACGCCTTCCGCGACAAGCCCTCCGGCACGCTAAAGCTGAACGTGCCATCGAGTGCCGCGTGGACGGTGTTGCCAGCCATCCTCCCGCCGTTCCTGGAGGCCTACCCCGACATCCGTGTAGAGCTCGTGGTCGAGGATGGATTCGTCGACGTGCTGGCCATCGGCTGCGACGCCGGCATTCGCTACGAAGAGCGGCTCGAGCAGGACATGGTCGCCATCCCGATCGGGCCGCGCGTGCAATGCTTCGCGACGGCGGCAACGCCTGGCTATCTCGACCGGCACGGCAGGCCGGAGCACCCGCGCGATTTGCTCTCCCACGTCTGCTTGCGCGGGCAGTTCGCCAGCGGGGCCACGCCGCCGTGGGTGTTCGAGCGGGATGGGGAGGAGTTGCGGCTGGATCCGCCGCACCGGTTGCTGATCCGGCCCGCCGCGTCGATCGACCTGGCGATCAGTACGGCACTGGCTGGCGTTGGGGTCATCCACATCTTCGAGGGCAAGCTGCGGCCGTATCTCGACAGCGGGGCGCTGGAGCCGGTTCTTGAGCCTTGGTGGCAGAAGTTCTCAGGGCCGTTTCTTTACTATCCGGGGCGAAGGCATCTGCCGGCGCCGTTGCGGGCGTTCGTGGATTTCTTGAAGGCACTGGGGCCAGCGGATTGAGCGCGCCAACGGGCACGTCGGTCGCCATCGAGCTGGTCAAGTCGATGCCTCAATATTCCCGCAGGACCCAACTGCTGATCGCCGCAAAGTACTCGCGCAACCAGGCATTGAAGCGAAGGTACAAGGGCGTTCCGGCTCCCACGCCGAATGTCTGGCTGAACCCGGCCTTCCCCGCAATTCCCACGGCTCGCCGCACGTGGAAATCGCTGGTCACCACCACAATTGCCTTACCCGCATCAACGCCCTGCCCCTCCAGCAGGCGGCGGCTGAACACCAGGTTCTCCTCGGTACTCGTACTTCGCCCTTCGCGAATCACCCTGTCCGCCGCTACCCCACGCGCTACAAGGTAGTCGGCCATGATGTCCGCCTCGACACACCGCAGCCCGAAGTCCTGTCCGCCGCTCACAACCACCTTGGCCTCCGGCCATCGCTGCGCCTGCATCAACCCCTGATCCAGCCGCGCAATCAACGTCGGCGACGCCTCGCAGTTAGGCGTGCCTGACCCGAGAATGACGATCGCCTTCACCGATGTCCCAGCCGGCACGGAGACGCCCATGCCGCTGCGGATGCCATAAAAGAACATCGCGACAGTGGCCAGCCATGCGGCAAACGCAATCCATCCCGCGCGCCAAAGCAGCTGTCGCCGGGGATCGGCCTTCCGCCATCGTGCCACGCCATCCCAACACAGGGCGAGCAACAGGAAGGCGATACCAATAGACCCGGGCAACACAATGCCGAAGTTGAATAACCCCATGCGCATCAGTGCGACGGCGTCGCCAAGCAGGATGGCGCCAACCAGCGCCAGGGCAAGGCGGATCCAGCGTGCGCTTCGTTTCGCTGCGAGGTTCTTCAGATAATTGATTGGCAGATTATCGAACGGCATATTCATGCATCCGGGGTTGCCATAGTACGAATTTATGCCCTCCAACAAAACAGATATTGGGCGGTATTGACGATGCGCAACAGACTACGGACCCAGACCACTACGTCATGCGGCCGACGTCATGAACAAATGGAGGAGGACACCGTGCTACCAGATTATATTTCCCATATCCAGCGGAAATGAGCCACGCACTTCGTGGCTGGATACCAGATGCACGCAGCGCTTGACCAGGTCCGGCCCGGGAATGCGCAGCCAGCGCTTTTGCGCCCAGGCGCCATGACCGGAGACCATCGTTTCCATCATGCTCTGCGCGATGCCGGCGGAGGCCACGGTATCGAACAGTCCCAGGAAATCGATCTGCACCGGGATGCCGCACAGGCTGAGCTTCTCGCCGTTGGCATCACAGGCATCGCGCAGCCAATTGCAGAATCCACGCGCTTATGTGGCACCGCGCGAGAAGCCAAATACGTGCAGGCGGATGCGTTTGATGATCGGCCTTCGGCCTTTAGGCAGGTCGCCCAGTGCTTTGGCGAGCACTGCCTTGCGCTCGTTCAGCACACGGCGGCGGCCCTTCGTATTGACCTCGCGCCAGTTGGTGCGCGCCACGGCCATCAACGAAGAGAGCGGGCCAACGCCTGCGCGCAGGTTGCGGTCGAGCTCCCCTTGGCGCGGTATTTGCCGTTTCGCTCGCGTTCGATGGCCGTGCTGCCGCCTAGGTATGGAATCTGGATCTCCGGGGCGTTGAGGTCAGCACTCATCTGGCGGACGCAGTCGCGGTCTGCTGTTCGCTGGGCGAGATTTTGACCATGGAAGTGAGCGTGCAAGTGGTTGTGCATTTGTAGGAGGGCCCAGTTAATCCGAGCCTCCCCACCCCACCCGGCGGCCGCACCTGCGACTGCCTGAATGCCTATGCCCAAATCGCCGATTTCCTTATAGAACGGCGTACCGACACCCGCGGCGCAGCTTCGAAAGCGATATCCGGCCCTACACGCTGGCGACAGGAGAGCCAGCGGCAGCTGCTTTCAGCAGGCATTCAAGGCACGCCTTCTGCGGAAATACCGGCAACGGATAGGGCGTATCCACCGGCCCCTCGAACTTGCGCTGCGCGGCCTTGTAGGTGATCGGCCCCGGGCATTCGACGTTGATGTTGTCGCCCTCCAGAGTGATTGAGGCACCGCCAGCCGTGGCCAGGCGAATACGTTTCGCCGACGCAAAATCGACGTTCATGTTGGCGGAAACGATGACCAGGTCTTCGCGGGCCGCAAGCTTCAGCACGTCGTGCTGGGCCTGGAGATCGATGTCTTCCTGCCCGGCGGTCACTTGTAGCCCGAGGTTGCCTTCGCCGGCGGCGGACAGCCCGGCCGCGATGCCGGTCGCCTGACCTGCATGCACGCGCGCCTGGCCTGCCACGGCGATGCTGTGGTCCTGCCCGCTGAGCAGCGCCACGCTCTCGCCGTTGGCCAGCTGCAGGTCCTGGCCCGCCACTACGGCAATCCCCGCGCGGCCGCTCAGGTGGACCATGGGTCCGGCCTGGTATGGGACCTTGCCGGCTGTGGTGGCGGTGTTGCCAGCGGCGGCATCCGCAAGCGCGGCATGGAAGTCCTGGCCGTCGACCATGCCGGCGGCTGCCTTGACCTGTTTGGGCAGCGCTGCTTGGTCGTCGTCGGCGACGCTCGGCGGTGGAACCTGGTGCACGGCCGCGGCCTCGCCCAGCGTGCGGGTGAGATCGCTGGCCTGCCGCAGCAGCGCGACGCCGGCAGCGTTGTCTCCGGTGGGTAGTGCAGGGCCGGTGACGGCATCGCGGTAGGTGGTCAGCAGCAGTCCGGCACGAGCGCGCACGGCCGCGTAGCCATCGGGACGCAGTTCGAACCCCTGGCCGCGGAAGCTGCCGCGGCGGTTGTCCTGCTGGTGCACCAGGTGGCCGAGATTGAGCTGGGTCGCGGCTTGCGTGGTGGCAAGCTGCGCGCGCAACTGGTTGTCGCTGTCGTCCAGCACCAGCTGGTTGTGGCCTGTGCCACCGTGCTCCTGGCTTTTGAAGCCGGTCAGCGCCGCCGCGTTGCGGTGTCCTTGCGCGTCCGGGCTCATGCCGTGCCATGGCGGACTGTTGCCCGCCGCCAGGTTGGCGTGTGCGCTGGCGCGGTTGTCGCTGCCTTGCGCATACAGGCCGTGGGCATCATAGGGTTGCGGGAACGTCGTTGCGGCGATTGTCCGGCCGCCTGGCGTCGGCGCGATGCCGGCCTCGCCATGTCCGTGGTACACCGCAGCCAGCACAAAGGGCTGGTCGATATCGTCGTCGGTGAACTTGACCAGCACCTCCTGGCCGATGCGCGGCAGCCACTGCCAGCCCTTGCCGGCGCCGGCCTGGCGCTGCGCCACGCGGATCCAGCGGCTGCTGCGGTCGTCGGCGCGCTCGCCGCGCTGCCAGTGGAACCGCACCCGGACATGACCTTTTGGGCTGACGTGATGCTCGGCGTTGCCGTCGGGCACGGTCTGGCCGTCGGGCCCGACGACGATGGCGCTGTGTACACCCAGTGGTACCGGACGGCTGTACAGGCGCGGGCAGTCCGCGCCGAGGGCGAGCGCGCGCCACGGCCGGCGCGCGTCGAAAGCGCGGAAAAGCGCGCCATATCCGTGTTCGCGGGCCGCCGCAAGCAGGTGCGGTGGCGCAGCGTTGCGGGCTGGCATGGGGGGCGCTCCAAGCGAGCCTTGGATCTCGGCCATCGATTCCGGCGCGCGGGGGCGTTGTCGAGGACCAGGGCAGCGTCCGGCGCTCCGAGGCGCTTCGATAGTTCGGCGCGGGTGTCGCGCCCCAGGTTGTTGAAGCCGCAGTGTTCAACGGCGTCGAGCAGCAGTGGGTAGCCGTCGGCAGCGCTTTCCAGCGGCGGCAAGTGGGGGCAGAGCCAACGATAACTCGCCCGTCGCGGCCGCAAGCACCTCTTTGCGTGTAACGGCGCGCTTCAGCCGACTGCCGCGATCCTTCGCAAAGCTGCGGGCACGTGCCTGACGCCGACATCCGGCATGGCTGGACAAAGTCGCCGCCGCCGCCTACCAAAGCTTGTTCCGCGATTTTCCCGCATGCTGGTCCCTCACGAAGAGGAACAACTTTAAGGTTAGCCCTATGGAGGCCCGAACCGAGGTTGGTTAAACCTCGGTATCAGATCGTTCAATCTGAAGCCACCATGCCTGACATTCGTTACGCACTTCGAAATGGGGATAAGACCAGTTCGAACGGGACACTTATCGCTACTGGCCAGAGCATGTTTCATCATGACGTAACGGTGGGTGTCGAAGGCGACTACGCAACCTGTCCCGCTTGCAAGGCAGGTGGGCCCGTCATGAACGATTGCCATCCTTCGTTCGACATACAGGGGAAGCAGATCCTGGTAAGTGGTGCCCGCGTCTATTGCAGGTGCGTTGCACGACCGGTGGTCATTCCTTCGCAATCCGACTTTAGTATCGAAGTGCAAACGGCCGGTCCTCACACATTGTCGCTATGCTCAAAAGGACTGGGCTATGGCGACGATGAAGTGGCCAGCGACATGCGGGTCATTGAGCAATACTACGAGCTTGTTGATGCCGATACAGACAAGCCGGAGTATGGCTACCGATATGACCTGTACATTAAGGATCAACCGGTTACGCGGAATGCCGAACTTCGCGAGACGTCTGCAGCCGTGCGCGGCGATGTCGAGGAGCACATCGTCCTATGGCTGGACAAGCCGACTGAAGGACGAGCATGACGGATTCCACCAAGCTCACTTCGGAAGAGCGCTTGCTGGCTGCCATCGCCTATGGCGAATCCTCAACGCTGGATCAATACGAAGAGATGGCGGCGCTGGCAAGCGTTATGGTTCGTCAGATGAAGGCACGCGGCTATTCATCTATTGATGCCTTCACATCGAAGGATAAGCACTTCTCCTTTGTACGAACAGACGGTAACGCACGCTACGCCAGGTTGATGAAGGCCGCTGAAAGCGACGTCGAACGGAGCGCGCCCATGTCAGATGCGGTGAGGGCAGCAAGGAATGCCCTTGCAGGAGGCGTGGACCATTCGAACGGGGCGTACTTTTGGGATGGGGCGGACATCAGGTCCAATTACAAGCATCATGCGAAGGTAAGGTCTGGCATCCACTTCACAGATCCGGCGCACAACATCTACGGAATCAGCGGGTCAGAGAGGACGAAGATTCTGTATAGAACCGTCCGAAAGAGGGTCAATGGAGAATTCAAGACGGTAAGGGAGGAGGTTGGGCGCTATTCTTGGGTCTATGAGTCTACGGCGGCTGTGGGAGGGACGATCTTTTGGCGATATGGCCAAGACTGGATGACCGTTACACGCGCGAAGGAGTACAAATGACGCGAACCGTTCTCGTAGCTTCGCTGCTTGCGCTTTCCGTTACCGCTCACGCCGAGCAACTGCCGGCGGCCATTATCGACAGTTGCCTGCTCTTCGACAGCCCGTCGGACGCATCGGTCTCAGTCACCCAGATTGAGGGAAATGCGGATCTTATAGACGACGTTACTGTACCCGGTTATCAGTTGTTCATCCCCGGTGGGGCAAACAACAAGCTCCCGGTTGGCTACGCTAGCAGCAAGCGCGGTAGCAACGACTTCATCTTCGTCGGAGCGCGCCGCGGGTATATCAGACGTGCGGTCGCTCTTGGAAAGCACCGACCCGCGAGAGTCGAGCAACCGATGCTGGCTGCCTACGCTGTGCTGAGCCAGCACGGGCGACGATACGTGTGCTTAATGGAAAGCAACCGAAGCGGAAGCGCCGCCTTTGTACGGTCAGCCTACGTGGGACGGATCCCGTCGTCGCAAGGTGCGAAGTTGAAGCTGTATTACAAGGTGGCTGATGTGAAGCCATCACAAGCCAAGTCAATCGGAAACACGGGTAAATGAAGTTCTGGCCTGGAATCCGCAATTCGGCGTTGCCGATGTCGTCTGGTGCTCGGGTCTGTCAGAAATTTTGTGTTTAGGCCATGACATGTCGCCAAGGAGCATGTATGCCACGCAGAACCAAGACGAGCCAGGCCGCCGACCGTGAGCTGCCGACCATCCCAGACCATTTCGTCAAGGGCCCGATGACTGCCGAGGCGGTTCAGGACGCTTCGATGGCGTTCGCCCTGATCGAACGCGCCCTGGGCGCTGAGCTCGGCCATCACCTGGGCTACGCGGCTGGCGCCGAGCGCCCGGCCGGCACGGACAACCAGCGCAATGGCAAGAACGCCAAGACCCTTCTGACCGCCGACGGCCCCCTGCGGGTAGACATCCCGCGCGACCGCGACGGCAGTTTCGATCCAATTCTGATCCGGATCGATTGGTCCGTTCTCCGCAACCAGCCCCAGCAATCGAAGGAACGAAAGTGAAAGGATGGACAATAGTTGCGATGATGGCCCTGGCCTGTTCGGGATGCCTTCATTCGCCGCCGAACTACCCAGGCGCCGGCGGTAACAATATTGATCCGGCCGACTACGCTAGCGTTGCTTGCCCCGACCTGAGTGGCCGATATGAGGGCAGAGGCGAACTCTTGGATGGGGACGCCACGGCTCAAGGATGGGCCAAGACTATGCGCATTGATTATGTCTTTCCATTTGCTAGTAGCGCAGAGGCGATGACATTTATGAGCGCAGAAAGATCGGATCGAAGCCGTACCTCGTATCCAAAATACGGAAAAGTGACGAGGATTGCAGAGCGGTCATTCCAGGTCAGCGTGATCTATGAGAATGGGAAACGCGCATCCCGCGCCCTCTTGTTTGAAGAAAAAGGCAGATTCGTATGCACTGGTTCCCATGGAAAGATCATATGGGGCGGAGCTAGCAAAGGTGGCAGATCAGAATTCGGACCGAATACCACGGATTCGATGGCAATGCTCTACCTAGATGACCAAGGAAATCTGGTTTCCGAAGATTCGATGCAGATTCACATGAGCCTGCAGCTTGGCGGAATTCCCACTGGCACGGCCAAGCACTTTTCAAAATATCGATTCAAACGGGTACCTGAGTGAAATCGCCATTCCCGCACCACATTCGGCGCTATGGACTTGCTGCTGGCTATTGCGTGGCGCTTTCCGCCTGCGCCCCCATGATTGCGACGGTCCCATCGACGATCGAGGTCACCCAACCAAACGTAGCCGCCCGACGCATCCAGATCCTGATCGCTACAACCGTCCACCTGGACACGGGCTATTCCCGCACGCTGCCCGAGAGGTCTGTCTGGTCGAGGATTGGTCGTGTTCCCTAGGGCGACATTTACCGGCCCATCGGCACCATTTTCACGATCGAGGGCCGTCAGGTCCACGAGGCCTACCTGGTCATCCGCGACAAGACCCTGGTGGGCTTCTATTTGCCCGGGGAGCAGAACTATTCCCCGCTTTCCACTGCTGTACCTTTGGACTTGGGAGAAATCGAATGAAACGGGTTACGCGCATGCTGATCGCCGGACTGGCGGTATCGTCGCTGCTGGCTGGATGTGCTTCGGGTGTGAAACACGCCGACATGGCAGCGTCGATACCGACGCTGAAGCCGAACGAGGGTCGGGTCTACTTCCTGCGCTCGGCGTCGATGTTCGGCGCCGCGATCCAGCCGGATCTGCGTCTTAATAATCAGGTAGTGGGCGAGTCCAAGTCCGGCGGCTTTTTCTTTGTGGACCGCCCTGCCGGCAAGTATGTAGCCTCCGCTGCGACCGAAACCGAGAAGACGCTGAGCTTCGTGCTGGATGCTGGCGAGACGAAGTACGTGCGCAGCTCACCGTCGATGGGGCTGATGGTGGGCCGCGTCGTGCTGGAATTGGAAACGCCGGAAAAAGCGCAGGCCGAACTTGCTTCGCTGAGCTACACCGGCGACGCGGTCAAGGCGCCGGCGAAGTAAGCGCCGTAACGGCCCTGCGGGGGTGTCCTGGTAAGACACCAGGCCGGGCTGTCGGCGCCACCCGTCGCGTTGCCGGTACCAGACTGCAGCCTCACGTCAAACAAGCCGCATTCACCACCCCCACCGCCAGCGAAATCACCCCCATCACCGCCCCCACTCCCCGGTTATCACTCGAAATCGCCTCGCTGACACCCCCCAGCGCCCGCGCCGCCACCAGGTAAGCCAGCACCTGCACCGCGAACGCCCCGAACGCCCACAGCAAGAACATCGCAAACGTCGCGTTATGCTGAATGCTCGACGACAGCGTCAGCGAGAACCCCAGCACCGCCCCGCCCAGCGACAGCGCCGCGGCGACGTTACCCTCGCGGATCAGCTGGAATTCCCGATGCGGCGTCACCCGCGCATAGACAAGCAGGAACAGCACCAGCAGGCCAAGGCCGGTGACGATGTAGATCAGGTAGGCAAGCGCCGGGTGCATGGTGTTGACCATTGGATGTGCTCGTTGTCAGGGTTCAGGGAGGTGACGAAGACAGGGCAAACGGCAGGCTGCAGTCAGCCGCCGCCGGAGCGACCGGAGCTGCCGAAGCGGCTGGTGAAGCCGCCGCGCGATACCACCGGTGCGCGCGACACGGCTGCGGAGCGCATGGTCAGGCCCATGGAGCGTCCGCCGCCGAGCGAACTGCGGCGTACCGTGGCTTCTTCCACCATGGCTGCGTGCGGGGTGGCGTTGGTGAAGGATTGCGTGGGCGTGCCGTTGCGGTCGTAGGCGTGCATGGGGCGCAGCGGGCCGGACGACATGTCGCGCTGGGTCTGGGTGCCGTTGGGGTGGTAGACGGTGCCGCTGGCGGTGTAGTACGGGCCGTACCAGCGCGCGTAGTACGCGCTGCTGCTGTGCGTGGGACCCACGCCGGCGGCTTCGCTGGCGGGGGTGTTGAGGCTCGAGCTGTAGATGGTGCTGGGGTCATCGAGCGGCACGCTCTCGCAGTCGTTGGGCGTGTTCCAGTCGGCCTCGCAGTCTTCCAGCGTGGCGTAGCTGGCGCGGCGCACGGTGACGCCGGGATCGTCGTCGGCGTCGTCGCTGCAGGAGCCGAGCACGGCCACGCCGGCGACCACGGCGCACGCGCCGACGATCCACAGCGCGGGCGAGCCGCCCTGCTTCTTGTGTTGGGCCTGCCAGGCGGCGATGCGCGGCGACGGGCCGTCGGAGCCGCCCCTGCCGGGCTGATACGGGCTGCCGTACTTGGAGCGCTTGGTGCCCTTCTTCTTGTTGGCCATGGCTACGCGTTGGTGAAGTAGTGGGGGACGAAGAAGCTGGTGTTCTTGGCGATGGGCCCGGATTCTTCGCGCACGCACAGGCCGCTGGGCACGTCGTCGACGATCCAGACGCCGAGCGTGGTGTAGCGGCCGTCAAAGCGCCGCGCCGGTTCGTAGGCCTGGTAGATGAAGCCTTCCTCGCCATACTCGCCGGGGTTGTGAACGCGGTCGCCTTCCGGGGTGACCAGCGTCACGCTTTCGCCTTCGCGCGACAGGAAGGGTTTCTTCGCGTGTGGCTTGCCGGCGAAGTGGCCTGGATCGAAGCTGGCTTCGATCAGGTTCGGGTGTCCCGGGAACAGCTCCCACAGGATCGGCAGGATGGCCTTGTTGGACAGCAATGCCTTCCATGGCGGCTCGACCCAGCGCACGGGGCTGTGCGCGAGCTGGTCGCGGTAGTCGGAGGTGGCCATCCATTCCCACGGGTAGAGCTTGAACACGACTTCCATCGGCACGTTGTCGGCATCGTAGAAGTTGCCGCGGCCGTCGGTGCCGATCTCCTGCAGGTCGACCAGCTTGACCGGCCAGCCGGCCTGCAGCGCGGTGTCCATCAGGTACTCGGTGTTGCAGATGTCTTCCTGGCTGTCGAACATGCACGCCAGGTGCAGCAGGCTGGCGTTGCGGTAGTGGTTGCGCAGCCACTGCCAGCGCGCCACCAGTGCGTCGTGCAGGCTGTTGAACTGGTCGGCCTGCGGTTGCACGGCGTCTTTCCAGTACCACTGCGCCACCGCGGATTCGATCAGCGAGGTCGGGGTGTCGGCGTTGAACTCGTATAGCTTCGGCACGCCGTGCGGGTCCAGCGTCATGTCGAAGCGGCCGAACAGCGTGGGCTCGTCGCGGTCCCACGAGGTGCGGATCAGTTGCGCGAAGTCCTGGCCGATGGCCAGGCGCGCGAACAGGTCGTGGTCGATCACGTGCTGCACGGCTTCCAGGCAGCGCTGGTTCAGGTCGTACGCGGCGGCATAGAGCGTTTCCACCTCCTGCTTGCTGAACGAGTAGGCGGCGTCTTCGCGCCAGTAGAAGAAGGTGTGGTCATCGACTTCGCGCGGGACGTTGAACTCGTCCAGCGAATGGAAGTGGAAGCCTACCTTCTCGAGTTCGCGCGGCCAGTTGCGGCGCGGGATTTGCGGGATGCGTTGCATCAGCAGGCAAGGGGCAGGAGAGCGGCATCGGGCCGGACCTTGGCGCCGTCCAGCAGGAAGTCGGTGAAGGCGAGCGAGGTGGCGCCGGGCCGCGGCAGCCAGTCGGTGAATGCCACGCTGAGCGGCGCCCACCAGTGGGCGGCATCGGCCAGCACGGGGCCGAAGTCCAGCGCCTCGGATTCCACCACGCCGCGCGACGGATTGGCCAGCATCCACTGCATGCCGGCGGCCAGGCTCGATGCCACCTGCAGGCTGGTGGCGGTGTTGTACGGCGCCAGCGCGCGCGCGCGTTGCACCGACAGGCGCGAGCCATGCCAGACCGCGCCGTGCCGGCCGCTCATCAGCAGCACGCCGAGTTCATCTTCGCCGCACCGGATCTCGTCGCGCAGGATGCGTTCGCCGCGCACGCGCGGGGCGGCGCGGTCGTCGAGCCATTGCATCGAGGCCTGCGTGGCGGCGGTGGGGCGGTAGGCGTAGTAAACGGTGGGGCGATACAGCGGCTGGCCGGCGCGGGTGTCGGTCAGGTACTCGGCGATCGAGATCGATTCGTTGTGGGTGATCAGGTAGGCGTCGAAGGGGCCATGCACCGGCGACCACGAGCGCACGCGCGTGCGGTGGCCTGGCCGTTCCAGTGCGATCGCCGCGCCGCTGCCGTAGCCGTGGCGATAGCCGTCGGGCGGCAGCGCCGGCTCATGGCTGCCCCAGCCGAGTTCGGCATCCTGCAGGCATTCGGTGATAAAGCCTTCGGCGGACCACGTATTGGCGAACTCGCCGTCGCGCGGATAGCCGGGGGCCTGCTGGCTGTCGTATTCGGCCACCTGCACGACGCGTATATCCAGCGCGCGTGCCAGCGCGGCCCACCCGGCGCGGTCCCGGGGCTCCGGCGGATGCATTCCCGCCTTGCCGGCCAGTGCCATCAGCGCGGCCTTGACCAGCACCGAAACCAGTCCGGGATTGGCGCCATGCGCCACCAGCGCGGTCGGCTGGGTCTCGCGGCCGCGGGCGAAGGCCAGCATCTCGTGGCGCAGCGCGTAGTTGCTCAGGTGCGAGGCCTGCGCATCGGCTTCATAGTTCCACGGTTCGATGCCGGCATCGACATAGAACGCGCCATGCGCCTGCGCCAGCGCGATCAGGTCGCGGCTGCAGACGGACGGGGCCAGGTTCAGCAGGAAGGCGCCGGGACCCAACAGCGGCGCCAGCGTGGCTTCGAAATTGGCCGCGGTGATAGCGGCGTGGATGGCGTGCAGCCGGTGCCTGGTGATCAGCGCCTGGCGGGCGTGGTCCAGCACGCGGTCGACCACGGTGATCGCCGCCCGCGGCCAGGCTCGCTCCAGCAACGGCAGCACGGCCTGGCCGACGCAGCCAAAACCGACGATAACGATGTGTTCGATCACGCAGACCCTTCCGCCCGTAACGCGGCAAGGTGGCCCCCGCGCGCGGACGCGGCCGCGCCGGCGCAGGACCGCCCTCGCCTGGTTTTATCAATTCTGATCAGAATCGCTAAATCTAGCGAAGGGCAATACTATCGCCGCGCGCGGCGGCTGCCAACTGCCGCAAGGGTATGCGGCCTGACTGTCAGCGCAACAGGCGCCAGGCCAGCCGGGCCGCCACGCGCGCGCCCAGCTGGTCGCGATCGTACTGGGGGTTGTACTCGGCGAGGTCGGCGACGCGCAGCTTGCCGCTGCGGCGGACCAGCCGGGCCACTTCCTCAACCACCGGCAACGGCACGCCGTAGGCGGCGGGCGCCGACACGCCGGGCATCACCGCGCCCGGCAGCGCGTCGAGGTCGATGGTCAGGTACACATGGTCGGCGGCATCGATGCGGGCCGACAGCTCGGCCAGGCGCGCGGCGAGGTCGCGTTCCTGCATGTCGACGTCTTCGACATAGCAGACGCCCAGCGCCTCGGCGCGACTGAACAGCGCCGGCGTATTGCTGAGGCGGCTGACACCCAGGCAGACATAGTCGAACGGCTGGCCGCGTTCGGCACAGGCGTGGGCGATCTGGTCGAAGGGCGTGCCGGAACTGGCGGGCCGGCTGGTGCGCAGGTCGAAGTGGGCGTCGATATTGACGATCAGCACGCGCCCGCCATCATGCTGCGCATCGAGGTGCGCACGCAGGCCCTGCCACGTGCCCCATGCCACCTCATGGCCGCCGCCCAGCACCAGCGGAACGCCGCCGCGCGCCAGCACCGCGTGCACGGCCCCTGCCAGCGCCTGCTGCGCCGATTCGAGCTCGCCGTCGTCGCAGTCGACATTGCCGGCGTCATACAGCACCGGCAGGCCGTGCGCCGGCACGTTGGCCAGCGCCTGGCGGATGGCGTCGGGGCCCTGGGCCGCGCCGGGGCGGCCCTGGTTGCGCAGCACGCCGGCATCGCAGCGGAAGCCGAGCAACACCGGCGCGTGGTCCAGCGGTGCGGTTTCCGCGCTATCCAGCGCCTGCACGATGCGGAACAGCCGCGTGGTGTCGCCTTGCTCGCCGTGGTCGACACGGCCTTGCCAGGGGTTCTGTGCCACTGCCATCCTCACGCCCGCGTCAGCACGGCCTGCAGGAAGCCGCGCGTGCGTTCCTGCGTCGGCGCCGAGAAGATCACCGACGGCGGGCCGGCCTCGATGATGCCGCCGCCATCCATGACGACCACCACGTCGGCCACCTCGCGGGCAAAGCCCATTTCATGGGTGACCACGACCATGGTCATGCCT
This window harbors:
- the hutG gene encoding formimidoylglutamase; its protein translation is MAVAQNPWQGRVDHGEQGDTTRLFRIVQALDSAETAPLDHAPVLLGFRCDAGVLRNQGRPGAAQGPDAIRQALANVPAHGLPVLYDAGNVDCDDGELESAQQALAGAVHAVLARGGVPLVLGGGHEVAWGTWQGLRAHLDAQHDGGRVLIVNIDAHFDLRTSRPASSGTPFDQIAHACAERGQPFDYVCLGVSRLSNTPALFSRAEALGVCYVEDVDMQERDLAARLAELSARIDAADHVYLTIDLDALPGAVMPGVSAPAAYGVPLPVVEEVARLVRRSGKLRVADLAEYNPQYDRDQLGARVAARLAWRLLR
- a CDS encoding saccharopine dehydrogenase NADP-binding domain-containing protein, giving the protein MIEHIVIVGFGCVGQAVLPLLERAWPRAAITVVDRVLDHARQALITRHRLHAIHAAITAANFEATLAPLLGPGAFLLNLAPSVCSRDLIALAQAHGAFYVDAGIEPWNYEADAQASHLSNYALRHEMLAFARGRETQPTALVAHGANPGLVSVLVKAALMALAGKAGMHPPEPRDRAGWAALARALDIRVVQVAEYDSQQAPGYPRDGEFANTWSAEGFITECLQDAELGWGSHEPALPPDGYRHGYGSGAAIALERPGHRTRVRSWSPVHGPFDAYLITHNESISIAEYLTDTRAGQPLYRPTVYYAYRPTAATQASMQWLDDRAAPRVRGERILRDEIRCGEDELGVLLMSGRHGAVWHGSRLSVQRARALAPYNTATSLQVASSLAAGMQWMLANPSRGVVESEALDFGPVLADAAHWWAPLSVAFTDWLPRPGATSLAFTDFLLDGAKVRPDAALLPLAC